ATCTCGCCGGTGCCCGGCTCCTGGCGTGTGGGCACGTCGCCGATGTGCACGCTGTCGTAAAGCCCCCAATAGTCGCGCAGCCCCTGGATCAAGTTGCCGGCGCTGCGCTGCTGGTGGTAGCAGTCGAACGCCAGACGAAGCTGGGGATGGGCAATGCGCCGCACCACGTCGGCGGCCAGCTCGTGCGTGCTGACGGTGACGCCGCCGTGCAGGTGATACGTGTTCAGCGCCTCGAACCACACCACGATGGGCGTCTTCTCGACCAGCGCCATCACCCGCGCCGCGCCGTCCAGCAGGTTGGCATACTTCTGCTGGGGGGTGTAGTCGCGCGCGGGCGGCTTCACCCGGCCCTGGATGTGCGGCAGCCGGGCGTCGGACGCCGGGTTGATCTGCTCGCTGAACATGAACAGATGCCGGACGCCCCAGCGCTGCGCGCGTTCGAGCGACTCGGCCCAGGCGTCAAGGCACAAGGGCAAGTCGTGCGCGTCGGTGAGCGAGCCGCCGGCTT
The window above is part of the Candidatus Roseilinea sp. genome. Proteins encoded here:
- a CDS encoding hydroxypyruvate isomerase; translation: MLYTGYADFWFLDSPLPERAARFAALGIRHLDVWAWRSKGALMDELAAACRAHGCIINSTFDEAGGSLTDAHDLPLCLDAWAESLERAQRWGVRHLFMFSEQINPASDARLPHIQGRVKPPARDYTPQQKYANLLDGAARVMALVEKTPIVVWFEALNTYHLHGGVTVSTHELAADVVRRIAHPQLRLAFDCYHQQRSAGNLIQGLRDYWGLYDSVHIGDVPTRQEPGTGEINFAGIARELRWLGFDGKIGLEFYPSTSEAEALAAVRALFG